Proteins found in one bacterium genomic segment:
- a CDS encoding CIA30 family protein, translated as MANDQILTQFQEDSEADNWKPVNDGVMGGCSNSEFIRSENGTGVFRGEVSLENNGGFASVRRPIEASTLADYTGLQMRLRGDGKLYGINIRMGGEFVDTYYQVQVETKIGEWMDVRADFADFEAKKHGQPVAEAPPLDPASIEGIGLIISKQPGEFALEIDSIKAFR; from the coding sequence ATGGCGAATGATCAGATTCTGACGCAGTTTCAAGAAGATTCCGAGGCAGACAACTGGAAGCCCGTCAACGATGGCGTGATGGGCGGGTGTTCGAACAGCGAGTTCATCCGCTCGGAGAATGGCACCGGAGTCTTTCGCGGCGAAGTGTCGCTGGAGAACAATGGCGGGTTTGCGTCGGTGCGTCGTCCGATCGAGGCGAGCACTCTTGCAGATTACACGGGTTTGCAAATGCGCCTGAGAGGCGATGGCAAACTCTACGGCATCAATATTCGCATGGGCGGAGAGTTTGTGGACACGTACTACCAGGTTCAGGTGGAAACAAAGATTGGCGAGTGGATGGACGTGCGGGCGGACTTCGCAGATTTCGAGGCAAAGAAACACGGCCAACCCGTTGCCGAAGCACCGCCGCTGGATCCCGCCTCCATCGAAGGCATCGGCTTGATCATCAGCAAGCAACCCGGCGAGTTCGCGTTGGAGATCGACTCAATCAAGGCGTTTCGTTGA
- the miaA gene encoding tRNA (adenosine(37)-N6)-dimethylallyltransferase MiaA, with protein MSDPSSKPLLIIAGPTGVGKSAVALELARATGAGILSADSMQVYRGMAIGTAQPTAAEQAEVPHFLVGHVEPGEEYHVARFVEEANIILEHESAAGRSVIVAGGTGLFLRHLVHGIFQGAPRNMEIRERLKRELEDEGYEALRARLHAVDPEREAEINPNDAVRVMRALEVYEITGVPMSEHHRRDQEQRQSRNVRYVVLRRPRPAMMERIERRVDVMIAEGWVDEAARLMQRDLPDDSQACKALGYRELFRHLRGEWSLEEAIAEIKKQTRRFAKRQLTWFRGVPEAEWIDIEERSASDVARILQQSDRS; from the coding sequence ATGTCCGATCCGTCCTCCAAACCGCTCCTGATCATCGCCGGGCCAACGGGTGTGGGCAAGAGCGCCGTGGCGTTGGAATTGGCGCGGGCGACGGGCGCAGGAATCCTGTCGGCCGATTCCATGCAGGTCTATCGCGGAATGGCGATCGGAACGGCGCAGCCGACGGCCGCAGAGCAGGCGGAGGTGCCGCACTTCCTGGTCGGGCACGTCGAACCTGGCGAGGAGTATCACGTCGCGCGGTTCGTCGAGGAAGCGAACATCATCCTCGAACACGAATCCGCCGCCGGACGATCGGTCATCGTGGCCGGCGGGACAGGGCTCTTCTTGCGCCATCTGGTCCATGGGATTTTCCAGGGTGCGCCGCGTAACATGGAAATCCGCGAACGCCTGAAGCGTGAGTTGGAAGACGAGGGATACGAGGCCTTGCGTGCGCGCCTGCACGCCGTCGATCCCGAACGCGAAGCCGAGATTAATCCGAACGATGCGGTGCGTGTGATGCGCGCGCTGGAAGTCTACGAGATCACCGGCGTCCCAATGTCGGAGCATCATCGGCGCGATCAGGAGCAACGCCAGTCGCGCAATGTGCGATACGTCGTGCTGCGTCGCCCGCGCCCGGCGATGATGGAACGCATCGAGCGGCGTGTGGATGTCATGATTGCAGAGGGCTGGGTGGACGAGGCGGCGCGACTGATGCAGCGCGACTTGCCGGACGACAGCCAGGCGTGCAAGGCGCTCGGCTATCGCGAGCTCTTCCGGCACCTGCGCGGCGAGTGGTCGCTGGAGGAAGCGATCGCGGAGATCAAAAAGCAGACACGACGTTTCGCGAAGCGACAACTGACATGGTTCCGTGGTGTGCCGGAAGCGGAATGGATCGATATCGAGGAACGTTCGGCCAGCGATGTGGCGCGGATTCTGCAACAGTCGGATAGGAGTTGA